The proteins below are encoded in one region of Macaca nemestrina isolate mMacNem1 chromosome 10, mMacNem.hap1, whole genome shotgun sequence:
- the LOC105474114 gene encoding neurexophilin-4 isoform X1: MRLLPEWFLLLFGPWLLKKAVNAQIPESGRPQYLELRPAAAGAGAPGQQLPALRSSDGLGAGRAWSWAWPTNHTAALAQAGAAGALPAQRTKRKPSIKAARAKKIFGWGDFYFRVHTLKFSLLVTGKIVDHVNGTFSVYFRHNSSSLGNLSVSIVPPSKRVEFGGVWLPGPVPHPLQSTLALEGVLPGLGPPLGMAAAAAGPGSFGGALAGPLGGALGVPGAKESRAFNCHVEYEKTNRARKHRPCLYDPSQVCFTEHTQSQAAWLCAKPFKVICIFVSFLSFDYKLVQKGTGSRTPGLRRWPRPLPGPFQSLQSSSTCPLLLLPLCDIFFYAKTDGKGNKIK; this comes from the exons ATGCGACTGCTCCCGGAATGGTTCCTCTTGCTCTTTGGCCCGTGGCTCCTTAAGAAG GCGGTCAATGCCCAGATACCAGAGTCCGGAAGGCCCCAGTACCTGGAGCTGCGCCCCGCCGCGGCCGGAGCGGGCGCCCCCGGCCAGCAGCTCCCAGCGCTAAGGTCTTCCGACGGCCTAGGCGCCGGTCGCGCCTGGAGCTGGGCCTGGCCGACCAACCACACTGCGGCGCTGGCCCAAGCAGGGGCAGCCGGGGCGTTGCCCGCGCAGCGCACCAAGAGGAAGCCGTCCATCAAGGCGGCCCGCGCCAAAAAGATCTTCGGCTGGGGGGACTTCTACTTTCGGGTACATACCCTCAAGTTTTCACTGCTGGTGACCGGCAAGATTGTGGACCATGTGAATGGTACCTTCAGTGTGTATTTCCGCCACAACtcgtccagcctgggcaacctcaGTGTCAGCATCGTGCCGCCCTCCAAGCGTGTCGAGTTCGGGGGAGTCTGGCTTCCCGGGCCTGTCCCCCACCCTCTGCAGTCTACGCTCGCCCTGGAGGGGGTGCTTCCTGGGCTGGGGCCCCCGCTGGGGATGGCAGCAGCAGCGGCAGGGCCGGGCTCCTTCGGGGGCGCACTGGCAGGGCCGCTTGGGGGCGCGTTGGGAGTGCCTGGGGCCAAAGAGTCGCGCGCTTTCAATTGCCACGTGGAGTATGAGAAGACAAACCGTGCGCGCAAGCACCGCCCGTGCTTGTACGACCCATCGCAGGTGTGCTTCACCGAGCACACGCAGAGCCAGGCCGCCTGGCTCTGTGCCAAGCCCTTCAAAGTCATCTGTATCTTCGTCTCTTTCCTCAGCTTTGACTACAAACTGGTGCAGAAG GGTACCGGAAGCAGAACCCCTGGGCTGAGGCGCTGGCCCCGGCCCCTGCCCGGCCCTTTCCAGTCCCTGCAGTCCAGCTCCACCTGCCCTCTCCTGCTGCTTCCTCTCTGTGATATTTTTTTCTACGCCAAAACAGACGGGAAAGGGAACAAAATAAAGTGA
- the LOC105474114 gene encoding neurexophilin-4 isoform X2: MRLLPEWFLLLFGPWLLKKAVNAQIPESGRPQYLELRPAAAGAGAPGQQLPALRSSDGLGAGRAWSWAWPTNHTAALAQAGAAGALPAQRTKRKPSIKAARAKKIFGWGDFYFRVHTLKFSLLVTGKIVDHVNGTFSVYFRHNSSSLGNLSVSIVPPSKRVEFGGVWLPGPVPHPLQSTLALEGVLPGLGPPLGMAAAAAGPGSFGGALAGPLGGALGVPGAKESRAFNCHVEYEKTNRARKHRPCLYDPSQVCFTEHTQSQAAWLCAKPFKVICIFVSFLSFDYKLVQKVCPDYNFQRYRKQNPWAEALAPAPARPFPVPAVQLHLPSPAASSL, encoded by the exons ATGCGACTGCTCCCGGAATGGTTCCTCTTGCTCTTTGGCCCGTGGCTCCTTAAGAAG GCGGTCAATGCCCAGATACCAGAGTCCGGAAGGCCCCAGTACCTGGAGCTGCGCCCCGCCGCGGCCGGAGCGGGCGCCCCCGGCCAGCAGCTCCCAGCGCTAAGGTCTTCCGACGGCCTAGGCGCCGGTCGCGCCTGGAGCTGGGCCTGGCCGACCAACCACACTGCGGCGCTGGCCCAAGCAGGGGCAGCCGGGGCGTTGCCCGCGCAGCGCACCAAGAGGAAGCCGTCCATCAAGGCGGCCCGCGCCAAAAAGATCTTCGGCTGGGGGGACTTCTACTTTCGGGTACATACCCTCAAGTTTTCACTGCTGGTGACCGGCAAGATTGTGGACCATGTGAATGGTACCTTCAGTGTGTATTTCCGCCACAACtcgtccagcctgggcaacctcaGTGTCAGCATCGTGCCGCCCTCCAAGCGTGTCGAGTTCGGGGGAGTCTGGCTTCCCGGGCCTGTCCCCCACCCTCTGCAGTCTACGCTCGCCCTGGAGGGGGTGCTTCCTGGGCTGGGGCCCCCGCTGGGGATGGCAGCAGCAGCGGCAGGGCCGGGCTCCTTCGGGGGCGCACTGGCAGGGCCGCTTGGGGGCGCGTTGGGAGTGCCTGGGGCCAAAGAGTCGCGCGCTTTCAATTGCCACGTGGAGTATGAGAAGACAAACCGTGCGCGCAAGCACCGCCCGTGCTTGTACGACCCATCGCAGGTGTGCTTCACCGAGCACACGCAGAGCCAGGCCGCCTGGCTCTGTGCCAAGCCCTTCAAAGTCATCTGTATCTTCGTCTCTTTCCTCAGCTTTGACTACAAACTGGTGCAGAAGGTGTGCCCAGACTATAACTTCCAGA GGTACCGGAAGCAGAACCCCTGGGCTGAGGCGCTGGCCCCGGCCCCTGCCCGGCCCTTTCCAGTCCCTGCAGTCCAGCTCCACCTGCCCTCTCCTGCTGCTTCCTCTCTGTGA
- the LOC105474114 gene encoding neurexophilin-4 isoform X3 translates to MRLLPEWFLLLFGPWLLKKAVNAQIPESGRPQYLELRPAAAGAGAPGQQLPALRSSDGLGAGRAWSWAWPTNHTAALAQAGAAGALPAQRTKRKPSIKAARAKKIFGWGDFYFRVHTLKFSLLVTGKIVDHVNGTFSVYFRHNSSSLGNLSVSIVPPSKRVEFGGVWLPGPVPHPLQSTLALEGVLPGLGPPLGMAAAAAGPGSFGGALAGPLGGALGVPGAKESRAFNCHVEYEKTNRARKHRPCLYDPSQVCFTEHTQSQAAWLCAKPFKVICIFVSFLSFDYKLVQKVCPDYNFQSEHPYFG, encoded by the exons ATGCGACTGCTCCCGGAATGGTTCCTCTTGCTCTTTGGCCCGTGGCTCCTTAAGAAG GCGGTCAATGCCCAGATACCAGAGTCCGGAAGGCCCCAGTACCTGGAGCTGCGCCCCGCCGCGGCCGGAGCGGGCGCCCCCGGCCAGCAGCTCCCAGCGCTAAGGTCTTCCGACGGCCTAGGCGCCGGTCGCGCCTGGAGCTGGGCCTGGCCGACCAACCACACTGCGGCGCTGGCCCAAGCAGGGGCAGCCGGGGCGTTGCCCGCGCAGCGCACCAAGAGGAAGCCGTCCATCAAGGCGGCCCGCGCCAAAAAGATCTTCGGCTGGGGGGACTTCTACTTTCGGGTACATACCCTCAAGTTTTCACTGCTGGTGACCGGCAAGATTGTGGACCATGTGAATGGTACCTTCAGTGTGTATTTCCGCCACAACtcgtccagcctgggcaacctcaGTGTCAGCATCGTGCCGCCCTCCAAGCGTGTCGAGTTCGGGGGAGTCTGGCTTCCCGGGCCTGTCCCCCACCCTCTGCAGTCTACGCTCGCCCTGGAGGGGGTGCTTCCTGGGCTGGGGCCCCCGCTGGGGATGGCAGCAGCAGCGGCAGGGCCGGGCTCCTTCGGGGGCGCACTGGCAGGGCCGCTTGGGGGCGCGTTGGGAGTGCCTGGGGCCAAAGAGTCGCGCGCTTTCAATTGCCACGTGGAGTATGAGAAGACAAACCGTGCGCGCAAGCACCGCCCGTGCTTGTACGACCCATCGCAGGTGTGCTTCACCGAGCACACGCAGAGCCAGGCCGCCTGGCTCTGTGCCAAGCCCTTCAAAGTCATCTGTATCTTCGTCTCTTTCCTCAGCTTTGACTACAAACTGGTGCAGAAGGTGTGCCCAGACTATAACTTCCAGAGTGAGCACCCCTACTTTGGATAg